In Phaeobacter inhibens DSM 16374, the following proteins share a genomic window:
- the rlmH gene encoding 23S rRNA (pseudouridine(1915)-N(3))-methyltransferase RlmH, whose protein sequence is MKVHFCVVGRLRASPEKQLIDDYIERFDRSGRALGLGPCRITEVEDKKNAGMAAEAELLRKAIPKGAVICTLDERGKLLSSPDFSKRLADWRDTGRQDVAFVIGGADGIDPSLRAEADFSISLGKMVWPHMLVRVLLAEQIYRAATILAGSPYHRV, encoded by the coding sequence ATGAAAGTTCATTTCTGTGTGGTCGGGCGCCTACGGGCCAGCCCGGAAAAGCAGCTGATCGACGACTATATTGAGCGCTTCGACCGCAGCGGTCGGGCGCTTGGTCTTGGGCCCTGTCGCATTACCGAAGTCGAGGACAAGAAAAACGCAGGCATGGCCGCCGAGGCGGAACTGCTGCGCAAGGCAATCCCCAAGGGGGCTGTCATCTGCACATTGGACGAACGCGGCAAATTGCTGAGTTCACCTGATTTCTCAAAACGTCTTGCCGATTGGCGCGATACCGGTCGCCAGGATGTTGCCTTTGTGATCGGGGGTGCGGATGGGATTGATCCCAGCCTGCGCGCTGAGGCGGATTTCTCGATCTCTTTGGGAAAGATGGTCTGGCCGCATATGCTGGTGCGGGTGCTTCTGGCGGAACAGATCTACCGCGCCGCGACCATTCTAGCAGGCAGCCCGTATCACCGGGTCTAA
- a CDS encoding DUF599 domain-containing protein codes for MTLLDRITLFSPADLAACVFLILCWLGIGWRIENAKAEYPSVSGLMAEFRHAWMIQMVQREPRIFDAQLISNLRQGSAFFASASMIAIGGGLALIGNTDQLAGVAQDLSLESAPAFVWDVKILMVLLLLSNAFLKYVWAHRLFGYCFVLMAAVPNTDADAQAYPRANQAADLSITAARSFNRAMRSTYFALAAVAWLIGPWALIAAALVTFAVLYRREFASQSRSILQRVPANTTPPVPDVTAGADRGNTQM; via the coding sequence ATGACCCTGCTCGACCGTATCACCCTGTTTTCACCTGCTGATCTGGCAGCTTGCGTGTTTTTGATCCTGTGCTGGCTTGGCATTGGATGGCGCATCGAAAATGCCAAGGCAGAGTATCCGTCAGTCTCTGGCCTGATGGCTGAGTTCCGGCATGCCTGGATGATTCAGATGGTGCAACGCGAGCCGAGGATCTTTGACGCGCAGCTGATCTCAAATCTGCGGCAAGGCAGTGCGTTCTTTGCCTCCGCCTCAATGATCGCAATTGGCGGCGGGCTTGCGCTGATTGGCAATACAGATCAATTGGCCGGCGTCGCACAAGATCTGAGCCTGGAGAGCGCGCCAGCCTTTGTCTGGGATGTCAAAATCCTGATGGTGCTATTGCTGCTGTCGAACGCGTTTCTGAAATATGTTTGGGCGCACCGTTTGTTCGGTTACTGTTTTGTGCTGATGGCGGCGGTGCCCAACACTGACGCAGACGCGCAAGCCTACCCCCGTGCCAATCAGGCTGCGGATCTCAGCATCACCGCGGCACGTAGTTTCAACCGCGCCATGCGATCGACCTATTTCGCCCTTGCCGCCGTGGCTTGGCTGATCGGGCCTTGGGCGCTGATTGCAGCCGCCCTGGTGACCTTTGCCGTGCTCTACCGCCGCGAGTTTGCTTCACAATCGCGCAGCATTTTGCAGCGTGTGCCCGCGAATACGACCCCGCCTGTGCCAGACGTCACCGCAGGCGCCGACCGGGGCAACACGCAGATGTGA
- the leuC gene encoding 3-isopropylmalate dehydratase large subunit, whose translation MSPKTLYDKIWDAHVAHEAEDGTCLLYIDRHLVHEVTSPQAFEGLRMAGRKVHAPDKTIAVPDHNVPTTLDRAKGIENEESRIQVEALDKNAREFGVHYYPVDDVRQGIVHIVGPEQGWTLPGMTVVCGDSHTATHGAFGALAHGIGTSEVEHVLATQTLIQKKSKNMKVEITGKLKPGVTAKDITLAVIGETGTAGGTGYVIEYCGEAIRDLTMEGRMTVCNMAIEGGARAGLIAPDETTFEYVKGRPHAPKGAQWEAALNWWKTLFTDEGAHFDKVVTLKGEDIQPVVTWGTSPEDVLPITGVVPAPEDFTGGKVEAARRSLEYMGLTPGQKLTDIEIDTVFIGSCTNGRIEDLRAVAEVVKGKKIKDGMRAMVVPGSGLVRAQAEEEGIAEILQDAGFEWRLAGCSMCLAMNPDQLSEGERCAATSNRNFEGRQGYKGRTHLVSPAMAAAAALTGKLTDVRELN comes from the coding sequence ATGTCCCCCAAGACGCTTTACGACAAAATCTGGGATGCGCATGTTGCGCATGAAGCAGAAGACGGCACCTGCCTGCTCTATATTGACCGCCATCTGGTTCACGAAGTGACCAGCCCGCAGGCGTTTGAAGGCCTGCGCATGGCAGGTCGCAAGGTACACGCGCCCGATAAAACCATCGCGGTGCCGGATCACAACGTGCCGACCACGCTCGACCGCGCCAAAGGCATCGAGAATGAGGAAAGCCGCATTCAGGTCGAAGCGCTCGACAAAAACGCCCGTGAATTCGGCGTGCACTATTACCCAGTGGACGATGTCCGTCAGGGCATCGTGCATATCGTTGGCCCGGAACAGGGCTGGACCCTGCCCGGCATGACAGTGGTCTGCGGCGACAGCCACACCGCCACCCATGGTGCGTTCGGCGCGCTGGCGCATGGCATCGGCACCTCTGAGGTGGAGCATGTGCTCGCCACCCAGACGCTGATCCAGAAGAAATCCAAAAACATGAAGGTGGAGATCACCGGCAAGCTGAAGCCGGGTGTCACTGCCAAGGACATCACTCTGGCTGTGATCGGCGAAACCGGCACCGCGGGTGGCACCGGCTATGTGATTGAGTATTGCGGCGAAGCGATCCGCGATCTCACGATGGAAGGCCGCATGACCGTCTGCAACATGGCGATCGAAGGCGGTGCCCGTGCTGGCCTCATCGCGCCGGATGAAACCACATTCGAATATGTCAAAGGCCGTCCGCATGCTCCGAAAGGCGCCCAGTGGGAAGCCGCACTGAACTGGTGGAAGACGCTGTTCACCGACGAAGGCGCCCATTTCGACAAGGTTGTCACCCTGAAGGGCGAAGACATCCAGCCGGTTGTGACCTGGGGCACCAGCCCCGAGGACGTGCTGCCGATCACCGGCGTTGTACCTGCGCCTGAGGATTTCACCGGCGGCAAGGTCGAGGCGGCCCGCCGTTCGCTTGAATACATGGGACTCACTCCCGGTCAGAAGCTGACCGACATTGAGATCGACACCGTGTTCATCGGCTCCTGCACCAACGGCCGCATCGAAGATCTGCGCGCCGTTGCCGAAGTCGTGAAAGGCAAGAAGATCAAGGACGGCATGCGCGCCATGGTCGTACCGGGCTCCGGTCTGGTCCGTGCTCAGGCCGAGGAAGAAGGCATTGCCGAGATCCTCCAGGACGCAGGTTTTGAATGGCGTCTTGCGGGTTGCTCCATGTGTCTGGCTATGAACCCCGACCAGCTGTCCGAAGGAGAGCGCTGCGCCGCGACCTCCAACCGGAACTTCGAAGGCCGTCAGGGCTATAAGGGTCGCACCCATCTGGTGTCCCCTGCCATGGCTGCCGCTGCTGCCCTGACCGGCAAGCTGACCGACGTGCGCGAGCTGAACTAA
- a CDS encoding DUF2332 domain-containing protein, with protein sequence MTCHIAERYIRFAQLEAAGQSPIYERLALHVARSQNCLSFLSTLPADRQQPNLLFAAVRHVAGNISCPEAFDRVIRDRVEEVAAVMRRRTTQTNEPGRCAVLLPLLARITGSIALIEVGASAGLCLLPDVYGYDWGDHKLPPPPEFADRAPIFQCNTSPGTPRPMAHPDIIWRVGLDLNPLDVSRDADVAWLEQLVWPEHQLRLDRLRSAVSVAQCCPPRLVAGDLTQDLPALIAEAPPNATVVVFHTAVLTYVADQQRRDAFARNMLVSDAIWISNEGPRVFPQFAARAGQHREDMFLLMQNGQPLAWTGPHGQQIAWLSATQA encoded by the coding sequence ATGACCTGTCATATCGCAGAACGCTACATCAGATTCGCGCAGTTGGAGGCCGCAGGTCAGTCGCCGATTTATGAGAGGCTGGCACTGCATGTGGCACGCTCGCAGAACTGTCTCAGTTTTCTGTCGACGCTGCCTGCGGATCGCCAGCAACCCAACCTGCTGTTTGCTGCAGTACGCCACGTTGCAGGCAACATTTCCTGTCCGGAGGCATTTGACAGGGTCATCCGCGACCGGGTCGAGGAGGTGGCCGCGGTAATGCGGAGACGGACGACGCAGACAAATGAGCCGGGGCGCTGCGCAGTCTTGCTGCCGCTTTTGGCGCGGATCACCGGATCGATCGCGTTGATTGAGGTGGGTGCTTCTGCGGGTCTTTGCCTGTTGCCAGATGTCTATGGATACGACTGGGGCGACCATAAGCTGCCCCCGCCGCCGGAGTTTGCAGATCGCGCCCCGATATTTCAGTGCAACACATCACCGGGCACACCACGACCGATGGCTCACCCTGATATCATCTGGCGGGTTGGGCTGGATCTGAACCCTCTTGACGTCAGTCGCGATGCTGATGTGGCCTGGCTGGAACAGCTGGTCTGGCCCGAACATCAACTGCGCCTTGATCGGCTGCGGTCCGCGGTTTCGGTCGCACAGTGTTGCCCGCCGCGTCTGGTGGCCGGAGATCTGACGCAGGATCTGCCTGCGTTGATCGCTGAGGCACCGCCCAATGCAACCGTCGTCGTCTTTCACACCGCCGTTCTGACCTATGTCGCGGATCAACAGCGGCGGGATGCCTTTGCCAGGAATATGCTTGTGAGTGACGCAATCTGGATCAGCAATGAGGGGCCGCGCGTCTTCCCCCAGTTTGCAGCCCGTGCAGGTCAGCATCGGGAAGATATGTTTTTACTTATGCAGAACGGTCAGCCCTTGGCGTGGACCGGCCCGCATGGGCAGCAGATCGCGTGGCTTTCTGCAACTCAAGCATAG
- a CDS encoding mechanosensitive ion channel family protein: protein MNPDEQIETKDALAESTAEAIELGQQLWDFLTNTAEVLLRPWNAYQLGIAAGLLVLAAVLAKPIAGAFHDWLRGRTGWPRWRMRAGLVLHKRIRGILFVLLIWTTVLIMQDITWPSRSRLLVVIANLSLAWLIVSFATRLVANPLLRKLVKYGAWTWVTLRILGITAEATAFLDSVAIDFGDLRISLFLIVQAVVILGVMLTLARAISSVAANRIRNNPDISPSMQVLGAKLAQILLLGGAFFIGLKAIGIDLTGLAVLSGAIGVGLGFGLQKVVSNLVSGLIILLDKSIKPGDVISLGETFGWINSLGARYVSVVTRDGREYLIPNEDFITNEVVNWSHTDRFVRLDLNFGTGYSDDPHEVRRVAIEAAKTVGRVLSGGNRAPVCHIVGFGDSSVDYVLRFWISDPTGGLTNIRGNVYLALWDAFKGAGISIPFPQREVRVLNEALPVAMQD, encoded by the coding sequence ATGAATCCGGACGAACAGATCGAGACCAAAGATGCGCTGGCCGAAAGCACGGCTGAGGCGATTGAATTGGGGCAGCAGCTGTGGGATTTCCTGACCAATACGGCTGAGGTTCTGCTGCGCCCCTGGAATGCCTATCAGCTCGGGATCGCAGCAGGTCTGCTGGTGTTGGCCGCGGTTTTGGCCAAACCCATCGCAGGGGCTTTTCACGATTGGCTGCGTGGTCGCACTGGCTGGCCGCGTTGGCGTATGCGGGCCGGGCTTGTCTTGCACAAGCGTATTCGCGGCATCCTTTTTGTTTTGCTGATCTGGACCACGGTTCTGATCATGCAGGATATCACCTGGCCCAGCAGATCACGCCTATTGGTGGTGATCGCAAACCTATCCCTGGCCTGGCTGATCGTGTCTTTCGCGACGCGGCTTGTTGCCAATCCGCTCCTTCGAAAGCTGGTAAAATATGGCGCCTGGACCTGGGTCACGCTGCGCATCCTCGGAATTACGGCTGAAGCAACGGCGTTTCTTGACAGCGTGGCGATTGATTTTGGGGATCTGAGGATCTCGTTGTTCTTGATTGTTCAGGCGGTGGTCATTCTTGGTGTCATGCTTACGCTGGCGCGCGCGATTTCATCCGTCGCCGCGAACCGGATCCGTAACAATCCGGACATCTCACCGTCAATGCAGGTGCTGGGCGCCAAGCTGGCGCAGATCCTGCTGCTTGGCGGTGCCTTCTTTATTGGGTTGAAGGCGATCGGAATCGACCTGACGGGCCTTGCGGTCCTGTCTGGTGCCATCGGTGTCGGCCTAGGTTTTGGCCTGCAAAAGGTCGTATCCAATCTGGTGTCGGGCCTCATCATTCTGCTGGATAAATCCATCAAGCCGGGGGATGTAATCTCGCTGGGCGAGACCTTCGGCTGGATCAATTCTCTCGGCGCGCGCTACGTGTCGGTGGTGACCCGTGATGGGCGAGAATATCTGATCCCGAACGAGGATTTCATCACCAATGAGGTGGTCAACTGGTCCCATACGGACCGATTCGTGCGGCTGGATCTGAATTTTGGCACCGGCTACAGCGATGACCCGCATGAGGTGCGCCGGGTTGCAATTGAGGCCGCCAAGACCGTGGGGCGTGTGCTGAGTGGCGGCAATCGCGCGCCCGTCTGTCACATCGTCGGATTTGGGGACAGCAGTGTGGATTATGTTCTGCGGTTCTGGATCAGCGATCCGACAGGCGGGCTCACCAACATCCGCGGCAATGTCTATCTGGCGCTCTGGGATGCCTTCAAAGGTGCCGGAATCTCAATCCCCTTCCCGCAGCGGGAGGTGCGCGTGTTGAACGAGGCCCTGCCTGTGGCAATGCAGGACTGA
- the leuD gene encoding 3-isopropylmalate dehydratase small subunit, translating to MEKFTKIQGIAAPMPLVNIDTDMIIPKVFLKSIQRTGFGKNLFDEMRYNRDGSEIADFVLNKPQYRDAEILIAGDNFGCGSSREHAPWAIADFGIKCIVSTSFADIFFNNSFKNGILPIVLPQEQVDLLMKDAEKGANARMTVDLEAQEISTSDGEVIKFEVDAFKKHCLLNGLDDIGLTMEKATSIASFEDKAAQERPWV from the coding sequence ATGGAAAAATTCACTAAGATCCAAGGCATCGCGGCCCCCATGCCGCTGGTCAACATCGACACCGACATGATCATCCCGAAGGTGTTCCTGAAGTCCATTCAGCGCACCGGTTTCGGCAAGAACCTGTTTGACGAGATGCGCTATAACCGCGATGGATCCGAGATTGCAGACTTCGTGCTGAACAAGCCGCAGTACCGCGATGCAGAGATTCTGATTGCGGGCGACAACTTTGGCTGCGGCTCCTCGCGCGAACACGCGCCCTGGGCGATTGCCGATTTTGGCATCAAGTGCATCGTGTCCACATCCTTTGCGGACATCTTCTTCAACAACAGCTTCAAGAACGGCATCCTTCCGATCGTCCTGCCGCAGGAGCAAGTGGATCTGCTGATGAAGGACGCGGAAAAAGGCGCCAACGCGCGCATGACCGTCGATCTGGAAGCGCAGGAGATCAGCACATCCGATGGTGAAGTGATCAAGTTCGAAGTTGACGCGTTCAAGAAGCACTGCCTGCTGAACGGGCTCGACGACATTGGTCTGACCATGGAGAAAGCCACCTCCATCGCCAGCTTTGAGGACAAGGCTGCGCAGGAGCGCCCCTGGGTCTGA
- a CDS encoding endonuclease/exonuclease/phosphatase family protein yields MRRLATLLLAALLPLISPAEADLAKTLRIASFNTELSRKGPGLLLRDLQRGKDPQVGAILQTLTEANADILVLQGIDWDHEGRSVIELRNLLAKRIPRYGHIYAARPNTGMQTRHDMDGDGRLGTARDAQGYGRFTGQDGMAILSRLPILRVEVRDLSELLWQDLPGATLPTHPNGTPFPSRDALAVQRLSTTGHWIVPILLPSGEQLSVMAFQATPPLFDGPEDRNGLRNQDEIRLWQVLLDGGLGPTPTEPWVIVGGANLDPDKGAGRRTAIADLLRDPRLQDPRPPDAAGRTNTVNWGTSGSMRVDYVLPSRALQVVASGLIWPAEITAKEGGADRPASRHALVWTDLQIQ; encoded by the coding sequence ATGAGACGGCTGGCCACGCTCCTGCTGGCCGCTCTCCTTCCATTGATCAGCCCTGCCGAAGCGGACCTCGCAAAGACATTGCGCATTGCCAGCTTTAATACGGAGCTGTCCCGCAAGGGCCCCGGCCTGTTGTTGCGGGATCTGCAACGCGGCAAGGATCCGCAAGTCGGCGCCATTCTGCAGACCCTCACCGAGGCCAATGCGGACATACTTGTCTTGCAGGGGATTGATTGGGACCATGAAGGCCGCAGCGTGATCGAGCTGCGCAATCTGTTGGCCAAACGCATTCCCCGTTATGGCCATATCTACGCAGCGCGGCCGAATACTGGCATGCAGACCCGGCACGACATGGACGGCGATGGGCGATTGGGCACCGCGCGGGATGCACAGGGCTATGGCCGGTTCACCGGGCAGGACGGCATGGCCATCCTCTCTCGGCTGCCCATTCTGCGCGTTGAAGTGAGAGATCTGTCCGAGTTGCTCTGGCAGGATCTGCCCGGCGCCACGTTGCCAACACACCCAAATGGCACCCCCTTCCCCAGCCGTGATGCGCTAGCAGTTCAACGCCTGTCGACAACCGGGCACTGGATCGTGCCCATCCTGCTGCCAAGTGGGGAGCAACTGTCAGTTATGGCGTTTCAGGCGACACCCCCGCTGTTTGACGGGCCGGAAGACCGGAACGGACTGCGCAACCAAGACGAAATCAGGCTTTGGCAGGTCCTGCTGGATGGCGGGCTTGGTCCCACGCCAACCGAACCATGGGTCATTGTGGGCGGAGCCAACCTCGACCCGGACAAAGGGGCCGGACGGCGCACGGCCATTGCCGATCTGCTCCGCGATCCGCGCCTGCAGGACCCGCGACCACCGGATGCAGCGGGGCGCACAAATACCGTCAACTGGGGCACATCCGGTTCGATGCGGGTCGACTACGTCCTGCCTTCACGGGCGTTGCAGGTTGTCGCGTCAGGGCTGATATGGCCTGCCGAAATCACGGCCAAGGAGGGCGGCGCAGACCGCCCTGCCAGCCGTCATGCGCTGGTCTGGACAGATCTGCAAATCCAGTAG
- a CDS encoding DMT family transporter, whose translation MNIKAALLALLAYAIFSTHDVVVKILGADVSPVQLVFFSSLLSFPLLVLMLVKDATPGHLRPVHPWWMAARSATMAVIPASAFYAFSELPLAETYALLFATPLLITLLSIPILGERVGLPRLAAVVVGFIGVMVVLRPGATSFGLGHAAALFASFCAAFQSVVLRKISADERRVVLMIYPMLMTFAVMGLALPLVYVPLEGVTFSGIAIVALFGFCATLLTVSAYTIGEAAIVAPMQYSQIIWATIFSVVLFNEKVDLMTLVGAAIIIASGIFIVLREAFGGRSDNTPVLRTRTRGYTAGGTNVSLMLKRRSEEKPAE comes from the coding sequence ATGAACATAAAAGCCGCTCTGCTTGCCCTATTGGCCTATGCGATTTTTTCCACCCACGATGTGGTGGTCAAGATCCTCGGCGCGGATGTATCACCGGTTCAGTTGGTGTTCTTCAGCAGTCTGCTGTCCTTTCCCCTGCTGGTTCTGATGTTGGTGAAAGATGCCACCCCCGGCCATCTGCGACCGGTCCACCCCTGGTGGATGGCTGCGCGGTCAGCAACCATGGCCGTCATCCCTGCCAGCGCCTTTTATGCGTTTTCCGAGCTGCCGCTGGCTGAAACCTATGCGTTGCTTTTTGCCACGCCACTGCTGATCACCCTACTATCGATCCCGATCTTGGGCGAACGTGTCGGGCTGCCACGATTGGCGGCGGTTGTGGTCGGCTTTATCGGCGTGATGGTGGTGCTGCGCCCCGGTGCGACCAGCTTTGGCCTGGGTCATGCGGCAGCGCTTTTTGCCTCTTTTTGCGCTGCCTTTCAGTCGGTCGTTCTACGCAAAATCAGCGCTGATGAGCGCCGGGTCGTGCTTATGATCTATCCGATGCTGATGACCTTTGCGGTTATGGGCCTGGCTCTGCCGCTGGTCTATGTCCCGTTGGAAGGCGTGACCTTTAGCGGCATCGCGATTGTGGCACTATTTGGGTTTTGCGCGACATTGCTGACGGTCAGCGCTTATACCATCGGCGAGGCGGCGATCGTCGCCCCCATGCAGTATTCCCAGATCATCTGGGCCACCATCTTCAGCGTGGTTCTCTTCAACGAAAAGGTCGATTTGATGACATTGGTCGGCGCCGCGATCATCATAGCCAGCGGCATTTTTATTGTGCTCCGTGAAGCCTTTGGCGGACGGTCCGACAACACCCCGGTTTTGCGCACCCGGACCCGTGGATATACTGCGGGCGGCACCAATGTATCACTCATGCTGAAACGGCGAAGCGAGGAGAAACCGGCGGAATAG
- the leuB gene encoding 3-isopropylmalate dehydrogenase: protein MSNPSILILPGDGIGPEVMAEVRKVISWYGEKRDLQFDVSEDLVGGAAYDVHGKPLADETMEKAQEVDAVLLGAVGGPKYDDLDFSVKPERGLLRLRKEMDLYSNLRPAQCFDALADFSSLKKDIVAGLDIMIVRELTSGVYFGEPRGIFEEGNERVGINTQRYTESEIERAARSAFELAMRRNKKLCSMEKANVMESGILWREVVTRVAADYPEVELSHMYADNGAMQLVRAPKQFDVILTDNLFGDILSDCAAMLTGSLGMLPSASLGAPMANGRPKALYEPVHGSAPDIAGQGKANPIACILSFAMALRYSFDQGSEADRLETAVEKVLADGHRTGDLLGEEGVSPISTSEMGDVIIAALDDSL from the coding sequence ATGTCCAATCCATCGATTCTGATTCTGCCCGGCGACGGGATCGGCCCCGAGGTCATGGCCGAGGTCCGCAAGGTCATCAGCTGGTATGGCGAAAAGCGCGATCTACAGTTCGATGTGAGCGAGGATCTTGTTGGTGGTGCCGCCTACGATGTGCATGGCAAACCGCTGGCGGATGAGACCATGGAGAAGGCGCAGGAGGTCGACGCCGTCCTGCTGGGCGCCGTGGGTGGCCCGAAATACGACGATCTCGACTTCTCCGTAAAGCCCGAGCGCGGCCTTCTGCGCCTGCGTAAGGAGATGGATCTCTACTCCAATCTGCGTCCGGCGCAATGCTTTGACGCGCTGGCAGATTTCTCCTCGTTGAAAAAAGACATCGTTGCCGGTCTCGACATCATGATCGTGCGCGAACTGACCTCGGGTGTTTATTTCGGTGAGCCGCGCGGAATCTTCGAAGAGGGCAACGAGCGCGTCGGCATCAATACCCAGCGCTATACAGAGAGCGAAATCGAGCGCGCCGCCCGCTCTGCGTTTGAACTGGCGATGCGCCGGAACAAAAAACTCTGTTCGATGGAAAAAGCCAACGTGATGGAGTCCGGCATCCTGTGGCGCGAGGTGGTGACCCGCGTTGCTGCGGACTATCCCGAGGTCGAGCTGTCCCACATGTATGCCGACAACGGCGCGATGCAGCTGGTCCGAGCGCCAAAACAGTTCGACGTGATCCTCACCGACAACCTCTTTGGCGACATCCTGTCCGATTGTGCAGCAATGCTGACCGGCTCGTTGGGTATGCTTCCGTCTGCTTCGCTCGGCGCGCCCATGGCGAATGGTCGCCCCAAAGCACTCTATGAGCCCGTACACGGTTCTGCACCGGACATCGCAGGTCAGGGCAAGGCAAATCCAATTGCCTGTATCCTCAGCTTTGCGATGGCACTGCGCTACAGCTTTGATCAGGGGTCCGAGGCGGACCGTCTGGAAACTGCGGTGGAGAAAGTACTGGCCGATGGTCACCGCACCGGCGATCTGCTGGGTGAAGAAGGCGTCTCGCCGATCAGCACTTCAGAGATGGGTGATGTGATCATCGCCGCCCTCGACGACAGCCTCTAA
- a CDS encoding FAD-linked oxidase C-terminal domain-containing protein, with the protein MEMPIPDQTVLSQKTELALRLAAVLPDDALVQDPAETRAYECDALTAYKCPPMLVVLPRTTKEVSDVLRICHAAGVPVVPRGAGTSLAGGALPTADCVILGVARMNAVLETDYDNRIIRVQTGRTNLSVSGAVEEEEFFYAPDPSSQLACAIAGNIAMNSGGAHCLKYGVTTNNLMGVTMVMMDGTVVEIGGAHLDAGGLDLLGVICGSEGQLGVVTEATLRILRKPEGARPVLIGYDSNEVAGACVSDIIKAGVLPVAIEFMDRPCIEACEAFAKAGYPMCEALLIVEVEGSDAEIDHQLRLITEIARSHNPVELREARDSDEAARIWLGRKSAFGAMGQINDYMCLDGTIPVTSLPHVLRRIGEMSKEFGLDVANVFHAGDGNMHPLILFDANKPGDLETCEAFGAEILKLCVEVGGCLTGEHGVGIEKRDLMLDQYGVADIEAQLRVKDVFDPKWLLNPAKVFPLSTTQSRRTPAVTPL; encoded by the coding sequence ATGGAGATGCCCATCCCAGACCAGACAGTGTTGTCACAGAAGACGGAGTTGGCATTGCGGCTTGCGGCGGTCTTGCCGGATGATGCGCTGGTTCAGGACCCGGCGGAGACCCGCGCCTATGAATGCGATGCGCTGACGGCATATAAATGTCCGCCGATGCTGGTTGTCCTGCCGCGCACGACCAAGGAAGTCTCCGATGTGCTGCGAATCTGCCATGCGGCTGGTGTTCCGGTGGTGCCGCGCGGCGCGGGCACCTCACTTGCCGGTGGCGCTCTGCCGACAGCTGATTGCGTGATCCTTGGTGTCGCGCGGATGAATGCTGTACTGGAGACGGATTACGACAACCGCATTATCCGGGTGCAGACCGGGCGCACCAATCTGAGCGTATCAGGCGCGGTGGAGGAGGAAGAGTTTTTCTATGCGCCGGATCCATCGTCGCAGTTGGCTTGTGCGATTGCAGGCAATATCGCGATGAACTCCGGCGGTGCCCATTGTCTGAAATATGGCGTCACCACCAACAACCTCATGGGGGTGACCATGGTGATGATGGATGGCACCGTGGTGGAAATCGGCGGCGCCCATCTGGATGCTGGTGGGCTGGATCTGCTGGGTGTGATCTGTGGCAGTGAGGGACAGCTGGGGGTGGTGACCGAAGCCACCCTTCGCATTTTGCGCAAACCCGAAGGTGCGCGTCCGGTGCTGATTGGCTATGACAGCAACGAAGTAGCCGGTGCCTGCGTCAGCGACATCATCAAGGCAGGCGTGTTGCCGGTCGCGATTGAGTTCATGGACCGACCTTGCATTGAGGCCTGTGAAGCCTTTGCCAAGGCGGGTTATCCGATGTGCGAAGCCTTGCTGATCGTCGAAGTCGAAGGCAGCGATGCGGAAATCGATCACCAGTTGCGGCTGATCACTGAAATCGCCCGCTCCCACAATCCGGTGGAACTGCGCGAGGCCCGCGATAGCGATGAGGCTGCCCGCATCTGGCTGGGCCGGAAATCGGCCTTTGGTGCGATGGGGCAGATCAATGACTACATGTGTCTGGACGGCACAATTCCGGTCACATCGCTGCCCCATGTGCTGCGCCGCATCGGAGAGATGAGCAAGGAATTTGGTCTGGATGTCGCCAATGTGTTTCACGCGGGCGATGGCAATATGCATCCTTTGATCCTGTTTGATGCCAACAAACCCGGCGATCTGGAAACCTGCGAGGCCTTCGGCGCTGAAATCCTGAAACTCTGTGTGGAGGTCGGTGGCTGCCTGACGGGGGAACATGGTGTCGGGATCGAAAAGCGTGATCTGATGCTGGATCAATATGGCGTTGCGGATATCGAGGCACAGCTGCGGGTGAAGGATGTGTTCGACCCGAAGTGGCTGCTGAACCCGGCCAAGGTCTTCCCCCTCTCGACCACGCAAAGCCGCCGAACCCCGGCAGTGACACCCCTGTAA
- the rsfS gene encoding ribosome silencing factor, with the protein MATKSQPTSDELLARVLSSLNDDKAEDVVQIDLRGKTAIGDHMVIASGRSTRQVASMAEKLADRLKQEYGMVCKVEGKDTGDWVLIDTGDIIVHLFRPEVREFYQLEKMWLPAGTSPAQSEN; encoded by the coding sequence ATGGCTACCAAATCACAGCCAACCAGCGATGAGCTGCTGGCGCGTGTTCTTTCCTCGCTGAATGACGACAAGGCTGAAGACGTCGTGCAGATCGACCTGCGCGGTAAAACGGCTATTGGCGATCACATGGTTATAGCCTCGGGCCGCTCGACCCGTCAGGTGGCGTCTATGGCTGAAAAGCTGGCTGACCGGCTGAAGCAGGAATACGGCATGGTCTGCAAGGTCGAAGGCAAAGACACCGGCGACTGGGTGCTGATCGATACCGGCGATATCATCGTCCATCTGTTCCGCCCGGAAGTGCGCGAATTCTATCAGCTCGAAAAGATGTGGCTGCCTGCGGGCACGTCACCCGCCCAGAGCGAGAACTGA